In Pseudorasbora parva isolate DD20220531a chromosome 1, ASM2467924v1, whole genome shotgun sequence, the DNA window CATATCTGCGAGaacattaatgttttaattCATGTCAAAACAAGCTGGTCAACCTCACACAGGGTACTTTGCGACTGAGTTCTGTCGTTATAAAGGTGGCCTCAACTCACACGAATCTTCACTTATGTACAATCGTTGCTTAGTATATGGAAGTAAAAACAGAtatagcacaacacacacacacacacacacaaagcttcAGAAAATCATCTCACTCTAAACGTCGGTGACTAAACGTCGTCTGCAATCCCAATGGTGTTTTGTTTAGTCTTTCGATCTTAGCAAAAGTACAAATGTCACAAggcaagagaaaaaaaaatccttcaaaatacaaaaaaaaaaaggaattgtgtgtgtgttttatagcAAATTTGTAAGAAGCGATGTTTAGTGTTGGGGGCACGATTACCATATTCTAGGTCACACTGATGTCAGTACTCTAGTTGAAGGTAGAATGGTGAGTTCGATCAAGGTTTTGTCAGTTTGGTTCTTCTAGTAGTGAAGTCCTAGAGGCACAAATGCCCCTGGTAAGGCTATGAGAAACACTGCTGTTTTGAAGACATGCACATGTAGAAAGGCAGCGAGTTCATCCGCACAGGACGTGATGTCAGAAGGCAGGGTGGGGGGCAGGGACCGGTGACAGCAGCTGGGTGAGTGGCGGCAGTGAGAGGCCAATTAGACAATCACACAATGGCAGCCGCTCTTATCCTTCTCTTTGCGCGTGGGCTCCGGCGAGGGTGGGCACTCTTGCTCCTGGAACTTCCTGTGAGAGGACGTGACAATCAGCCAATCAGGTCTTGCTCGGTGTATAAATCTTTGAGCTCAAGTTAAGATCTGCCTTTACACGTCATCTGAGACACTTGGCTTCTAACTGAATTTCAATTGATTTAGTTATAGTTAACTAAAACTCTTTAACGGTCATGtaaataaagctaaaataaaatataaaaacaaacaaaaatgagaaatgttgacTTGGTTGTCAAAGTTTAAGCACTAAAGTTACTAAAATTAAAcctgaaataaaaattaattcaagctaaatagaaatataaaaaaaatgaaaagcacataaaacttaaactaaaatGAAACTAAAATGAAAGCTAATTCAACACTATAATAgtgtataaataatactaaaataacactggactGAAAATATTTGAGGCACACACATATTATCAGTATATTCACTATGTTCAGAATACAATAGTAATTATCCAGTATGGTATAATCCAGTAAGTATTTAGCGCTCAGTATGCAGATTTTGCTGTGTATAAAAGAGCACACTAGGCAAGACAAtttatcccacaatgcaatatGCCTGTTTTGATTTTCCAATTTTTAATATGAcacattaaaggaagtgtatgtaagattgtggccaaaactggtactgcaatcacttttaaatgactgtagagcggtgtatcccctctccccctcccccctgactcaagggtgccagataggctgcaggatccagcaggaacgtttgtagctgcagctgtggtaactagagcagatctggcaacccggatgccaaaacactactgacttcatgattagccgtagggctgggcgatatggccaaaaaaaTTCGATTTATGattttaattgattttttttttcctcctacTTAAAATGCATCTGCATGAcgaagaaattgttcaaaacaagttttaactttattttgtttaggtaaaatattTGCGGCTTGGTAGAGTGCCTACCTGGGgtgcaaaactttcagcatgtgaataacccagaccattccacagtataaatgggcaccatattttttgcaatatacagtatacatatcaaaggtttattaattgatatgtttattaattgatattacaacagtaataatgtgcaaaaaaagtataggtaaaatttaaatgttatgctatttaataatatgctaatgatattattaaatatagattaccaTTGGTCTTCAATAGTCTCCCACTGAACTGACCGACAGCTTCAGTTATTATAAAATGAGCTCTTTACTTGCTTTCTGTGTGATTTAGTTTTTCATGAGACTTGGTACTTTTCTCCCTATATTAGGGAGTGGAAAtggctaataaatcaataagtgctcttctgctggttatagtggtgggcactgcatatctttttttaataaaaaattgcttgtttgccacaaaatggattaaacattaaaaataataagctaaaagactatttctttcacaagacccctttaaacttttagttttacaaaccatcacattaaaaataacatattttggatatttagagctttgaagtgctgaaAATAAGTGCAGCAAGTGTACAAATAAGTGTACgaaaccattggaaagtgcttgaatttcaatcttaaaaggttgtacgaatcctgagataaataatgacaacaacattaaatccatgtggttttactacagtaaatcatggtgaatgttggtgatttgtgacCGAGACCCCTGACCTTCGATATCTGTGATATCTGTGGTTCATAACAGAATTCTGTGCCGAACGCTTTcactagatcacagtagcgatGTTATTAATTCTGTGGTGAATTTAAACGCTCTCTCACTGGATCTCCAGCGCTGTGTATCGTGTCCGTCACCAGATCGGCCCGTGTATGAGCTCGCACAGCATTCGTTGTCCGCGCAGCTCAAATGAGCACagttccgttcagacttcaaacacacttcacagcggggtattgttaactgttctgtgaaaaactgaaccaatgACACTGTTGTTAGACGCTATActtgttgtttgtgtatctCTGTGGCACTGGCAAATGCGCGGGGGAgggctgagccattacgggagcccaGAGGGAGCGTCGGCAGATTTGAAAGAGAAAaacgattttcattcacaaaaatcgacATGAAACTACAAACTCGAATTAATcgataaaatcgatttatcgcccagccctaattagccgataggtggagggtggagctacaggccaaaacacaacttgacaacatcaacatcagttgagggcggcaacaacaacttttaaatgacaaaatcctggccggactactgtcagtgatataagtatttgaaattaacatgatttcttaatgtctagtgacatatcagggccattttatgattcattatatacatttcttacataaagTTCCTTTAATTAAAGTAATCAACAGCAATCTATTCATGAACTATCTGATTGGACTGCCAAAATGAAAGACATTTTTACCCATAAAATTGGATTGAAAATGAAGAAACTACATATATTTTTGTGGTGATAACTAAACAGCACATGCTAAATATAGAACATAATGATGTCATATGACAACATttacatatgtttttttttttttttcttcaaaaacagTGTGCAGTGCTAGTATTCCATTGCGACAGCAGCCTGCTGTTTGAGGGCTGCCACCATCTGGTGGTTCCACAGCTTTGTATGACACGCTCACCTTATGACTCGGACTAGCTCGTGGAAAGCCTGGTCTACATTCATCCGGATCTTAGCTGAGGCCTCCATGTATGTGACTTTGAGTTGTCGGGCAAGCTGCTGTCCCTCCTCCTGTGTCacctaaaaaaaagaaaactccGGAATTAAAATCCAGCAAGGCACTGAatctttttaaacattaaacttGCTTTTGGCTTGATATTGATTAAAACAGTACTTCTTATAAGTTACTATTCATAAAGGCAATTGATGGCGTTAATTAAAACGTTCTCCGTTCTGACACTAGGTGGCAGCGCAACACAATCTGAGTGTCTTTCAATGGCAGAATGCACTCAGTAACCCTGTATCTTTTATTACCATCTCTCTTCTTCACAGACACACATGCTCTCTGTGATATTTTTCAGCCTTTCAGTGCTCTTCATTGATTTTCAGGACTGAATTTCATCCACACCGAATTGCCTCTTAACAGTGACATCGCGCTCTGGGTACTACAAGTGTACAGTATGtaaatgtgtcattttaaaacagAAGCTCTACAATGGACACAATAGACTGCCAAGTCATGCTATGATTTCAGTGCAGACAAAgagtaaaaaatgtttgtatcaATACTGATTGATTTATTGCAGCTCTCTGAAATTACAGTACTTGAAGTGATTCATGCCACTCACTTGTCTCTGTTGCTCAAGATCAGCTTTGTTACCCACTAGAATCATGGGAAATTCATCCCTGTCCTTCACTCTCAAGATCTGTCGTTGGAACTTGTAGATCTCTTCAAAGCTGAGGAAAACAAGGTGATACATAGCCATTAAAAAGGTTCAAACAAGAACCTGCAATGCATTTTCACACAAAGAATAAcgaaaatataaatatgtgaATATAGTGTAATGTTATATACAATAACAGTCAAGTTTTAGaacggtaagattttttaacatttttaaagcaGTCTCTAATCCTCATCAAGGCTCTATTTATGTTGTGAGAAAtacaaaaaagctgtaatattgcgaaatattatttaaatataaaataactgttttctatttgaatatatttaaaaaagttatttattcctgtaatgcaaagctgaattttcagcatcattactccagtcttcagtgtcacgtgatcattcagaaatcattctaatatgatgatttactgctcaagaaacatgtatgattattaccaattttgatgaatagaaagttcaaaagaatagcatttatctgaaataaaaagcttttttaacattgtactaccatttaaatgttttgggaAGGTAAgaattgtattcattttttttggtAAAGAACTTAAAgtaatgaatacatttattgagcagggatgcattaaattgatcaagtgacagtatagacatttaGGCAAAAAGCCTAAAAAGTATAGGCTTTATATtttagataaatgctgttcttttgaactttctattaatcaaagaatcttgaaaaaatcacaactgttttaacattgatactaatcataaatgtttcttgagcagtaaatcatcattttagaatgatttctgaaggaccatgtgacactgaagaccggAGTAATGTTGGAGATGGTAATggaaatgctgaaaattcagctttgcatcacaggaataaatgacatttttaaaatatattcaaatagaaaacagttattttatattttaataatatttaacaatattacagctttttttgcatttctaataacataaatgcagccttggtgagaagaagaaacttcgttaaaaacatttaaaaaattgtaCCGTTCTAAACCTTAGTGACTGGTAGTGTATATATTACTGCACTCTCTCAATCTTTAACTTTGtagaacattttttaaatactatAATGGAGTACACCAGCGGTCATTCTGCGGAGACACCTGGTGTGTCAACTTGAGGGGAACAAGGggataaaaaaaatctctttataTTGGCCGATATGGTACCAATATATCATGCATCCCTAACGAGGGGATTTTCAGAAATAATGAAATGAAAGTGCacgtacatacacacacaaagcagAGCTCTTCCTCTCCACAAAACCTAAAAGGAATGCAAGCCCACCCTTCCAGCTGATGAGCTCTATCTCTCTGTTTTGGGCCACAGAACTGCATTACAGTACACAGGATGACACGAGGTCACTTGGTTCTCATGCTTTTGCAATAAACTTTCCAGTTACGCTGTAAGGCAGCTAGAAGCCATCATATggagaacagtgtgtgtgtgctggggAGGAAGGACACTGATATGAGGTCTCTGTTGATTCTAACAGTTCGAGCCGTTTAAATGTCATGCAGGAGGAGGAAGTGCTTGTCATGGGCTCTGGAGAGACAGTGAAGAGTGTGTGTTCAGAGAGGCCTGTGCCATCGGCTCCGAGCAGGGTAATGTAAACGAAGGAAGGAAAGACTGTTTACAGCATAAACACAAAAGTGGGAAGGACCCTAAGAGGGCACAAACACTCCCAAAACAGCTGATCACATACCAAATTCCTCGAGCATACACACTGCAGTGTTTGAGATCGGTTTATTTGCATGTGCTGGGTTTCACTCAGACAAAACCTGGGGCGTATATTAGCACTAATTTTACAGTTACAGAAAGTGTGAATGAGTGAAAGGAGGGgggcattaataaaaaaaaatggaaagacAAAAACAGAATGAAAGTGAAACTGAGACAGACAATGTAGGGGAAAGgggaagaaagagagaaagttgagagaaaACGTGAGTGGAACATTGCTCACCTTCCCCGGTCAGTGACAGAGAAGACGAGAAGGAAGCCCTCCCCTGTCCTCATGTATTGTTCTCTCATGGCTCCAAATTCTTCCTGTCCTGCTGTATCCAGTACTAACAAACACAGAACCGCCACGTTAGTCTACCACAAGCTCACTTCAGCCACATCATCAATATAGGTTTTCCATTAAGTAATTGATCTCCTATTCCATTCATATTTCTTTATCTATGGCTTATAGTGCCCCATTACAGTTCttcgaatatatatatatatatatattcaaaatcctttcatgcagtgtgtaataaagTTGTTTGAGAATACAAACACTTTGCAAAGTTTTAAAGCCGAAAGTGCacaataaagttattgtctctcgCGAAAAATGAACAGACTCGTAACCACCTAAACAAGTTGTTTGTAATTCGAATCTCACTGCTTGGTGGTCCTACGTCACTAGAAAataaatttgcataatgccaggCTATGTTGTACTCTGTCCATCCATGAACAACTTGACGAGCCATCAAACATCATTACTAACACTTGCAACCTGTAAGTAGGATTaattattgtatatattttctaCCGGGTGCTCAAAATAcgtagttttgtgttttatattatcCAAGATTCTGGCTAACTCATGTTATTACTGGCTTACTGAAATAGTTCTAAGCAGCTAAAGGccactattacctaaaactgtctgttaatgcagattgtctgtcgttcttactactttgagtaaagataaaggTTGGAGCAATTTGTGTTGCATCAGTCATTCGCATTAGTGCTGGACTAATGCATGTActgttattgatacagttccTGTATGTGTACcgcaataaattagaaatatacaCATCAGTTTGTTGATGGACATTAATGCTGATGGCGAGGAATTAAAGATGAAACATCTCAATGTACCTCAAATTGAGTAGCATCACTGAGAAACTTCCTGCTTAAGGCGTCCTTGCTATGGAGGTTCAGGTTGAATAATGAGTTCACCCAATGTTTCATCATCGGACTCGCTCTCGGATTAATATGGTAAAATCAACGTCATCATTGctgtctttaaagggttagttcacccaaaaattaaacatatatcattaattactcaccctcatgtcgttcgttacttgtaagaccttcgttcatcttcggaacacaaatgaagatatttttgttgaaagctgatggctgagaaaggcttcagataggcctccattggcattcagttcatttccactcacaagacccataaaggcactaaacacatccatacaaagtccatctcacaaCAGGGGCTGTACAGTATTTTTacaaagcgacgagaatagtttttgtgcgcaaaaaaaatctaaataatgactttatccatcaagttattgtcttctgcGTATgcctcggacgtgaactcacgaagCACCACGATGCACgcgtgagaatatgacgcagatccgccATTCGAACACATGACCCAGAAGCGAGGAACTttgttaaagttttttttcttcttttttttctaaagcacGATCAGTGTAGAATTCAACAGCTTAGATATGGCGTGTCTTCCCTTCCTCTGCTTGTAAACAAAGTTCCTCGCTTCTGGGTCATGTGTCCGAACGGCGGATCTGCgccatattctcgcgcatgcgtcgtggTGCTTTGTGAGtaaatgtactgaatgtcaataaagacctttctgaagcctttctcagccatcagctttcaactaaaatatcttaaatttgtgttccgaaaatgAACTAAgttcttacaggtgtccaacaacatgagggtgagtaattatatattttcatttttgggtgaactgatcCTTTAAAGTGTGTACAATCACTGACCTTTAGGAAGCCTCCGGATGGTGCTGAAGTTCAGTTATGGCGGCTAGCTTCCGAAAAACACGCAGTACgttgtcagccaatcacaacagactgggccatctggccaatcagagcagagtttGCTCTcggaaaggagggatttagagagactgattcatcCGTCAAGTtgtttgagaatcattgaaaaaTGTGGTGATGAGCAATGTCTATTATGAGAAACTGTAGGACACTCCAAAAGAAAATTAGGagcctttaaagctacactgtgtaacttttttagcttattcttagctaaaatcacttagttctttcaaaaatatatgtgctcattaatgtatatttacttctttcaagtaataatgcattctcgtaatattataatataccattgaaaatgcataagtgttaggggttcggatggcggtcgccatgttgctcctccatcttgaaagtacatttgccaaagagggacatacccgtaaattcaagcttcgcttttcgcgtttttacactcgatggcaccgtgtcgaatgtgaagaggaggattgcttgaggctgctatatgatgatggaggatcactcttaagcccctttctaaATGCActtcggacccgcaatattcccggaacattgccgggtcgccttctgtgtgaaagcaaccacgtcccggaattgattaccgaattcgacccgggtcggggacctagtagcATTGctggatatgtatcagagtcgccaaggaagcggaaaagagaattaagacggcaacgcaacgggcaaatcaacaagacaaaagtaaatattggagtggcctttccaagatggaaagagctcatgaggagcaacgattttaaaaagaacgccgacgtttcctgctttcttctcgagaggtaatattaattcagccttttattgttgcttggctaattatatcatggtgtgctgagcataacactagaacgacgtctaggatagttttcctcgcgtcaatgatgaaaaagtattgtttaccttataacataaatcagtgttctatgacggataacatgagattaatatttgaattgcattataatttgtttgccttacgctagtgatgtcatataatataaagaataacgatagcactgataaaaaaagttactttactaagattagcttgcattcgtctgggaacctgatagctgatgttagcaatgaaatggtaaaaaaataacgaaaacgtaaaactattattcattttacatatattaatttgatcatggatcatttggcaaattaaataactgcaaattataatagttttcaaaagtaacctcatcacttgcaacactcaccgaagaggtcgaactggaagccatgactaaatcggccaccgtaggagttgaaacgaaatcgaaattaagaggaacagaaactattatacactggatggtcatataccatttcaccactagatgggggaaaatatcacacagtgtagctttaaaacagcataataggggcactttaatgtAGTTCTGACACAAAGCACTTCAGTTTACCGATGATCATCTATATCTTCAACCACGAAGCTCAAACAGCAATGCACAACATTAAATagatttagtttagtttagtttcttATAGAGCACGTTTTTACAGCCTCAGGTGCAGCCCAAagtgtttagtttagtttagtttagtttagtttagtttagtttagtttagtttagtttagtttagtttagtttagtttagtttagtttagtttcttATAGAGCACGTTTTTACAGCCTCAGGTGCAGCCCAAagtgtttagtttagtttagtttagtttagtttagtttagtttagtttagtttagtttagtttagtttagtttcttATAGAGCACGTTTTTACAGCCTCAGGTGCAGCCCAAagtgtttagtttagtttagtttagtttagtttagtttagtttagttttagtttagtttagtttcttATAGAGCACGTTTTTACAGCCTCAGGTGCAGCCCAAagtgtttagtttagtttagtttagtttagtttagtttagtttagtttcttATAGAGCACGTTTTTACAGCCTCAGGTGCAGCCCAAagtgtttagtttagtttagtttagtttagtttagtttagtttagtttcttATAGAGCACGTTTTTATAGCCTCAGGTGCAGCCCAAagtgtttagtttagtttagtttagtttagtttagtttagtttagtttagtttagtttagtttcttATAGAGCACGTTTTTACAGCCTCAGGTGCAGCCCAAagtgtttagtttagtttagtttagtttagtttagtttagtttagtttagtttagtttagtttcttATAGAGCACGTTTTTATAGCCTCAGGTGCAGCCCAAagtgtttagtttagtttagtttagtttagtttagtttagtttagtttagtttcttATAGAGCACATTTCTACTGCCTCAGTTGCAgcccaaagtgctgtacaaagaaatcaataaaaacaaagGAAATACAAAAACACTACATCTCACGTAATTTTTCAAATCTTGGAGGAATAAATCAAAAGTAGATCAGTACACTTAAATCAGATCGCGAAATAGACTAGTGTCTGTGGATATTAAAAATCCTTAATTCTGCATGTTCTGCATGTCTCTGAGTGAATGAATGGTCCTATGTCCCACACACACTGAAGCACGCATGAAAGCAGTGTTTTGAGCCTTAGTCGCCTCACTATATGACATGAATGCATGAACTTCATCTCTAGAGCTGCTCTGAGAGTCACTTTCATTTTAGGaaagaaaaaatgtataatgaaTATGTAATATGGTGCATATACACAAagaaaaattgtgtactgtgcttgaTTAagtgagacttcttacagctcttgcaggttgttgcccttgtttgtttcgttgcttctattgctctcctctttttgtaagtcgctaaAAGTAagtggataaaagtgtctgctaaatgattaaatgtaaatgtaatacagctctggaaaaaaattaagagaaattttgaaatcaatgttaagtggtgtcttaatttttttcagagctgtattaAACAAAATTCTCCTCTTTAGAGTTATTTTTTCTAGCTGACTAATGAGTTTATGAACACTGGATATggtttttctgaggtaaatgtgacgtTACATGACATTGTTTAATGTGATATGATAAAGATTTCGGTATGTTGTACTATATCTTTTAACACACTTTCAGATGCTCATTCATGTCTGTTTATTTTGCGCTGTAACTGGCATTAAGGCGGAGGATGGACGTCATTTTAAATCTGAAACTTTGTTTCATATCAATAGTAAAGCACAGACTATTGCGATTTAATGGATGCGAGGCGTGCTATAATGTCCCGTTCATTCATCAGATGAAAACAGGATGACTAAGAGATTCTTGGGATTTAGGAATCGATATCAGCTCGAGAATGACAATTGATTAAAATTGAGAAATCGATTAAAATTAGAAACCTAATTTTTGATTACGTAatccagaaaaaataaaatccaaAAAACTGAGTttctgagaaagaaaaaaaaacattttatggaATTGATCTTTCATAATTTATTGTTAAATCATTGATTTAACTGTGCTTTTACTGAATGAGCAATGTGCCACTGTAcatccgactgattgcaccttatcttatctatgcatcatctttttactctttttacaactgttttagtttacttttgttcttatttttggttattgttattttatctatacatcatcattttattctttttaattctctttgcaaattttatattttcatttgagttaaatatgatgagtgaaaatggaaaatgggtttgatggaaatagcaagtttgacaaaaaggtttgagtatgtggaaATCTGTGGAaaggtatgatgagtgaaaatgggtttaacaagaaggttcttgagtaaaaatcagggaatagtgattgaaatggatgttatgaacataaaatgaatgagaggtgacctaattaagatggtacatgtatgtagactgtaaactgaagaatgttttatttttatttcagaccactatTGTGTATTTGactacttttattttatttttaatttttaattatctttacaactgttttaattatccttgtCCTTCAATTCTTGCACATGGTTTACTTATTTATCATGCatgttaccactattttaattaatttctatgtaaagaactttaaattgccattgggtattaaatgtgctatacaaataagcTTGCCTTGCTGTGtctaattattaaaatgtaatgaaacCATTAAAACTAATGGAAATAATGGaatttgagaaaaaaatattgaataatattttaaatatatatattttttttaacttaataaattattgtttaaattttatGTTTCATGATTTCAATGAATTAAACATGCTTTTGATTACGTAATCCAGAAAAATgtaaacagaaaaacagaatttagaaaaaaattaaatggaaTTTGAGGGCAATAATCTAAACAGATATCATAGGGCCCTAATCAGTGCAGCGATCAGGAGAAGTTTTCTTcctagaatttttttaaattacatttaaagcaTTTCAAGACTTGAAGACTTTAGTAGatgcttttgtccaaagtgacATTACAGCACATTTATGATAGACGTCCCACCGTACAAGATTGCATAATGCACAGAACAGTAGCAAAATGCACTAGTTCCTCTGTAATTTATCTGATCTCTATGATGTATTATCAAATCATAAAGTGCTACATCTTTGCTGCCGGTTAGCAGTATGTTGTTTCCCTACATCCTGTGATTTGTTTGACAGTCAGGCTACCCCA includes these proteins:
- the rras2 gene encoding ras-related protein R-Ras2, translating into MAGWKDGSVQEKYRLVVVGGGGVGKSALTIQFIQSYFVTDYDPTIEDSYTKQCVIDERPARLDILDTAGQEEFGAMREQYMRTGEGFLLVFSVTDRGSFEEIYKFQRQILRVKDRDEFPMILVGNKADLEQQRQVTQEEGQQLARQLKVTYMEASAKIRMNVDQAFHELVRVIRKFQEQECPPSPEPTRKEKDKSGCHCVIV